Within Gemmatimonadota bacterium, the genomic segment CATCGAGGTGCGGGTAGTCGAGCAGCCGCTCCGGCTCGACCAGGAAGAAGAACTGCCCTTTCGCGTAGTCGGCATCGTCGAGCACGAGCTGTGCGTCCTGGACCAGACCCTCGGGGCCACGCGTCCCGCCCAGCCGGAACTCGCGCGTCGAAACGTCGCCCTTCTGCTGCGCCCAGACCGCCTGGAAATCGAGCGGGCCGAGCTGGCCGGTGGCCTTGAGGCCGAAATTGCCGGCCGGTATGCCCTGAGTCAGGTAGCGCGACTGCGGCAAGCGGATCGAGACGTCGCCTACCTCGAGACGCTGCACGACCTCGTCTTCGAGCCCCTGGTAGTAGACATTGATGTTGTTGGCCGCGTCAAACTCGCGACGCTGATCGTAGTCCACGTTGACGTGAATACGCTCCGAGATCGTGCCGCCCACCAGCACGCCGAACTGGATGTCCGGACGGAGCTGGGGGAAGAGACTGGGATTGCAGTTGAAGTGGAACCCCGGATCGCAGGGGCGGAACCGCGTCCAGGATCCGCCCAGCTCGCCACGGCCGTTGATCTGGATCCCGAGGTCGGCATAGTCGCCCACCAGGCCCGGCAGCAAGCCGGCACGGCGCGCCACCTGCTGCGGCACGGGCGGCAGGTAGGGCACGCTGTCCGCCGCGACGCCTGCACCAAGGCGAGTTTCCCGCCACGCCGCGGCCCGGCGGCCCTCGAGTCGGCCGCGCAGCTCGCGGTCCCACTGCCCCACCCAGTCCACGAAGCGCAGGCGCAGCCAGTAGGCGTCGCGGCCGGGCACGGCCGGCGCCTCGAAGGGGAACGGCGGCGGGAGCGGCTTGAGTCCCAGCCGCAGCGGCAGCGCGGGTGCGGCCTCCGCGAGGACCGGTGTCGCGGCCGGTGGCGGGCCGTCCTGGGCCCCGAGAGGCGTGGCAGCCAGGAGGAGCGGGAGGGACAGGTAGAACCGGAGTCGCATTCCACTCTCGTGCGTGCTACGCGTCGACGGGCGGGTCTCCGGTTCGAGCCACGCGGCCGGCGGGGGCAGTGTTACGGGCTTGTCGCGCCGGGAACGTGTAAATATACTAAGCACTTACGCGCTCCTCAACCGGCGCCGCGACGCCGTGATTAGAACGCTTCACGCATGCGGATCCTGACCCATTACGTCCTGCGGGCCCACGTCGGCCCGTTCTTGTTCGCCCTCACGGTGCTGACCGGGATGATGCTGGTGCACACGGTGGCCAGGCGCTTCGAGGAGCTGGCCGGCCGCGGACTCGCCGCGTCCGTCATTGCCGAGGTGTTCGGTCTGTCGATCCCGCACATCATTGCGCTGACACTGCCCATGGCGGTGCTGGTCGCCGTGCTCTACACCTTCAGCCAGCTCTCAGCAGACAACGAAGTCACGGCGCTCAAGGCGAGCGGCGTGAACCTGGCCCGGCTGCTGGTGCCGCTCCTGCTGGCCGCGGCGCTACTCGCCTCGGGCATGGTGTGGTTCAACGACCGCGTGCTGCCGGAAACGAATCACCGGCTGAAGAACCTGCTGGTCGACATTGCGCGCAAGAGCCCGACACTCGAGCTCGAGGAGCAGGTGATCAACGAGATCCAGACCGGGGACATGCGCACGCGCTACTTCCTGCAGGCCGCGGACATCGAGCCGGCCACCAATCGCCTGCGGGATGTCGTGATCTACGACCTGAGCGCGCCGGGGCGGGACCGAACCATCTATGCCGATAGTGGGCGGATGGCTTTTAACCGGGAGCGCACAGATCTGTTCCTGACGCTGCACGACGGCTGGATCCACGAGCTGGATAAGGCGGAGCCGGCCACGTTCGAGCGGCTGTTCTTCCGCCAGCAGCTCATCCGGATCGCAGACATCGGCAATAAGCTCGAGCGCAGCGAGGACAGCGGCTACCGCAGCGACCGCGAGATGTCCCTGGCCATGCTGGCCGCAGAAGTGGGAGATGGCCGTCGCGAGCTGGCGGCGGTGGAGCGCGAGGCGGCGGAGGAGGCGCTGGGCGCGGTCAAGGCAGCGTTGGCCGGGCCTTACCCCTCGGCCACCCCGCTCCGGGAGGAGGCGACACTGCGACACGGAGACACGGCGACGCGGAAGCAGGGCGAGACGGCGATGGGAGGAGAGGACAATGCGCAGGCGGACCCCGCCGTGTCCCCGGGTCGCCCTCTCGCCGCGTCAGAAGCGGCAGCTCCGGGCGCGACGGACCGCGTCTGGCCGGTCGCCTCCCCGGAGCCGTGGAGCTGGGGCCCGGGCGGCGGCGGCTCGGACGAGCTGACCCGGCGCACGCTGGCGCAGCTCCGCAGCCTCGAGGACCAGGCCAACGTGCTGCGCCAGAAGATCAACTCGCGCCGCGTCGAATACCACAAGAAGTACGCGATCCCCTTCGCCTGCATTGTTTTCGTGCTGATCGGCGCGCCCCTCGCGATCCGCTTCCCGCGCGGCGGCGTGGGCATGGTGATCACCGTCTCGCTCACCGTGTTCGCGTTCTATTACATGTCGCTGATTGGCGGGGAGGAGCTGGGCGATGACGACATCATCTCGCCCTTCTGGGCGATGTGGCTGCCCAATGCGCTCTTCCTGCTGCTCGGGCTGTGGGGGCTGATGCACGTGGGGCGGGAGGCGTCCACGGCGCGAGGCGGCGGCTGGGATGACCTGTGGCACTCGCTGCGCCACGTGCTGGGGCAGCCGGTGCGGCGGCTGGCAAGGCGGGGCGGCTGATGCGTGTCCGACTGCTGGACCGCTACGTGGCCAATGAGTTCCTGCGGCTGTTCGTGCTGTTCGCGCTGGCCGCGCCCCTGCTCTTCATCCTGTTCGATCTCACCGATCACCTGGACACGTACCGCGACCGGGGGCTCAGCGCCGGGGCCGTCGCCCTCAGCTACGTCTATCAGCTCCCGCTCTTTGTGCTGTACGCCTTCCCCGTGGCCGCGCTGATCGCGACCATCTTCACGGTGAACGGGATGTCCCGGCACTCGGAGGTCGCTGCCGCGAAGGCGGGCGGCATCAGCTTCTACCGCGTCTTTGCGCCCCTGCCCCTGCTGGGAGTGCTGCTGACGCTGGGCGCACTGGCGCTGTCCGAGCTGGTGCCGGTGACCAACCGGCTGCGGGCGCAGGCGCTGGGCGAGAAGGGGCGATTGCGGGCGGCACGGACCGACTTCGTGTACCGCACTCGCCAGGGCCAGGTCTTTGCGATCCGGCGGCTGGACATGGAGAGCGGGCGCATCTACGGGCTTTCCATGGAGCGCGAGGGCGATGAGCCGCAGCTCCCGGGCGTTCACCTCGTCGCCCAGGTCGCGGGCTACGACCGCCGAACGGGGTGGACGCTGGAGGACGGGTACCTCCGGTTCTTCCCCGAGCGGGGCGAGGAGCGGACATTCCAGTTCCAGCGGCTGCAGGCCGCCGGGTTCCGCGAGACGCCGGAAGAGCTGCTGGCCGAGCCCAAGGACCCCGACGAGATGCGCTACGCCGAGCTCGGCCGCTTCATTGACGTCATCCTGCGCTCGGGAGGGAAGCCGTTCGAGCTCATGGTGAAGCGGGCTCAGAAGATCGCGATCCCGGTGGCCACGCTGATCGTCATCCTGTTCGCGGCGCCGCTCGCCACCACATCGCAGCGCGGCGGGCCGGCCTACGGCGTGGGCGTCTCGCTCGGTATCACCATCCTGTACCTCATGCTCTTCAAGATCACGGGCGCCGCAGGCGTGAGCGGAACGCTGCCCCCGCTGCTGGCGGCGTGGCTGCCTAATGCCATCTTCCTTTGTACCGCCGGCGTGCTTGTGGCTCGGATCCGGACCTGAGTGGTCGAAGGGTGCGTGCCCCGCACACACACCCACGCTGCCTCCGCAGGCGCATCCCGGAGCTTGTGTCAGCCCAGCAAGCACGGTGCACTATCCCAATCTTCCCCAGGCTTCGACCATGGGCGCGGATACTCGTCCGTGGTACACGATCTGCGCTGGCCCGCGCAGTTGAATCTCCCAATCCGGCTGGACCCGGACCTCGAGGCTCCCGCCCGGCATGTTCACGACCAACTCACGGGCCGTGACCAGGCCCAGACGCAGCGCGGCGGCGGCCACGGCGCAAGCGCTCGAGCCGGAGGCCAGCGTTTCGCCGGCGCCGCGCTCGTAGATCCAGGCCTCGAGCCGATCCGGGCCGGCCACACGCGCGAACTGCACATTGCTGCCCGCTGCGAACGCGGGGTGCGTGGCGAGCGCGGGCGCGCGGCGCAGGAAGTCGTCGCGGCCCAACTCGTCAACGAATACCACGCAGTGCGGGTTGCCAAGCGATACCGGGTGGACGCGGGCCGTCCCGCCGCCCGGGAGCTCGAGTTCGTCGCCCAACACTTCGCCCGCCTTGCGGTAGCCCACATCCTCACCCTGGAACGACGCGCGGCCCATGTCCGCTACCACGTCCAGAACCCCAACTGGCCCCGCCGACTGGACCTGTAGCGTGACCTCGTCCTTCGCCAGGCGGACGGCAAAGGGCTCGGAGCCGACCAGCCCGCGGCCGTGCAGGTAGGCGGCGAAGATGCGCAGGCCATTGCCGCTCTTCTCGGCCTTGGAACCGTCCGGGTTGAAGATGCGGAGCGCGAAGGGCGCTTCGCCCAGGCTGCCGAGCAGCATGCCGTCCGCGCCGATGCCGCGGTGGCGGTCGCAAAGCGCCCGCACGCGCGCGGGCGTGAGT encodes:
- a CDS encoding LptF/LptG family permease, whose product is MRILTHYVLRAHVGPFLFALTVLTGMMLVHTVARRFEELAGRGLAASVIAEVFGLSIPHIIALTLPMAVLVAVLYTFSQLSADNEVTALKASGVNLARLLVPLLLAAALLASGMVWFNDRVLPETNHRLKNLLVDIARKSPTLELEEQVINEIQTGDMRTRYFLQAADIEPATNRLRDVVIYDLSAPGRDRTIYADSGRMAFNRERTDLFLTLHDGWIHELDKAEPATFERLFFRQQLIRIADIGNKLERSEDSGYRSDREMSLAMLAAEVGDGRRELAAVEREAAEEALGAVKAALAGPYPSATPLREEATLRHGDTATRKQGETAMGGEDNAQADPAVSPGRPLAASEAAAPGATDRVWPVASPEPWSWGPGGGGSDELTRRTLAQLRSLEDQANVLRQKINSRRVEYHKKYAIPFACIVFVLIGAPLAIRFPRGGVGMVITVSLTVFAFYYMSLIGGEELGDDDIISPFWAMWLPNALFLLLGLWGLMHVGREASTARGGGWDDLWHSLRHVLGQPVRRLARRGG
- a CDS encoding LptF/LptG family permease — protein: MRVRLLDRYVANEFLRLFVLFALAAPLLFILFDLTDHLDTYRDRGLSAGAVALSYVYQLPLFVLYAFPVAALIATIFTVNGMSRHSEVAAAKAGGISFYRVFAPLPLLGVLLTLGALALSELVPVTNRLRAQALGEKGRLRAARTDFVYRTRQGQVFAIRRLDMESGRIYGLSMEREGDEPQLPGVHLVAQVAGYDRRTGWTLEDGYLRFFPERGEERTFQFQRLQAAGFRETPEELLAEPKDPDEMRYAELGRFIDVILRSGGKPFELMVKRAQKIAIPVATLIVILFAAPLATTSQRGGPAYGVGVSLGITILYLMLFKITGAAGVSGTLPPLLAAWLPNAIFLCTAGVLVARIRT
- the dapF gene encoding diaminopimelate epimerase → MPELPFSKGHALGNDYLVINAADLPWPLTPARVRALCDRHRGIGADGMLLGSLGEAPFALRIFNPDGSKAEKSGNGLRIFAAYLHGRGLVGSEPFAVRLAKDEVTLQVQSAGPVGVLDVVADMGRASFQGEDVGYRKAGEVLGDELELPGGGTARVHPVSLGNPHCVVFVDELGRDDFLRRAPALATHPAFAAGSNVQFARVAGPDRLEAWIYERGAGETLASGSSACAVAAAALRLGLVTARELVVNMPGGSLEVRVQPDWEIQLRGPAQIVYHGRVSAPMVEAWGRLG